From Candidatus Acidiferrales bacterium, one genomic window encodes:
- the gltA gene encoding NADPH-dependent glutamate synthase, with protein sequence MPNTLKPSERLKISRQVPIEQDADVRRHNFEEVSFGFDENLVSREMLRCIDCKEPLCVEGCPVGIDIPGFIKLMVEKDYFGAVKKIKEKNYLPAITGRVCPQETQCEAVCPIGKKHQPVAIGKLERFVADYERIHNLSNGSMAHEKRKEQVAIVGSGPAGLTCAAELAKLGYRVTIFEALHAAGGVLRYGIPEFRLPKSILDLEIENVKKLGVEVITNFVIGRTATVDELMDDFGFDAVFLGTGAGTPNFLGIPGENFPGVFSASEFLTRVNFMNGYKFPEYDTPVKIGKRVAVIGGGNTAMDAVRTANRLGTEKAYLVYRRSKEEMPAREEEVHHAEEEGIEFHMLTNPVRIIAGENKWVKAMECVKMQLGEPDASGRRRPVEIPGSGFIMDVDTVILAIGQRPNPILQATTPGLDMSKRGTVVVDKNCQTSRPGVFAGGDLSRGGATVILAMEDGQRSAAAIDEYLENRKSKA encoded by the coding sequence ATGCCTAACACGTTGAAGCCTTCTGAACGCCTGAAGATTTCGAGACAAGTCCCGATAGAGCAGGATGCGGATGTCCGCAGACATAACTTCGAGGAAGTTTCTTTCGGCTTCGATGAAAATCTTGTGTCACGGGAAATGCTCCGGTGCATCGACTGCAAAGAACCGCTTTGTGTCGAAGGCTGCCCGGTTGGAATAGACATTCCCGGTTTTATCAAGCTGATGGTCGAGAAAGACTATTTCGGGGCGGTGAAGAAAATAAAAGAGAAAAATTATCTCCCTGCGATCACCGGCAGGGTTTGTCCGCAGGAAACCCAATGCGAAGCGGTTTGCCCTATCGGCAAAAAACATCAGCCCGTTGCGATCGGTAAGTTGGAACGTTTCGTTGCGGACTATGAGAGGATACACAATCTATCCAACGGGTCCATGGCACATGAGAAACGCAAAGAGCAAGTCGCAATCGTCGGATCGGGGCCCGCGGGGTTGACGTGTGCGGCCGAGCTTGCGAAACTCGGATACAGAGTAACGATCTTCGAAGCCCTTCATGCGGCCGGCGGAGTCCTCAGGTATGGGATTCCGGAATTTCGTCTGCCGAAATCGATTCTCGACCTGGAAATTGAAAACGTAAAGAAGCTTGGCGTGGAAGTAATAACCAACTTCGTCATTGGGAGAACAGCAACGGTCGATGAGTTAATGGACGATTTTGGTTTCGACGCAGTGTTCCTCGGAACCGGTGCGGGAACCCCGAACTTTCTCGGAATCCCGGGAGAGAATTTTCCCGGTGTCTTCTCTGCAAGCGAGTTCCTGACGCGCGTCAACTTTATGAATGGATATAAGTTCCCGGAATATGACACTCCGGTGAAGATTGGGAAACGAGTCGCGGTGATCGGAGGCGGCAACACGGCCATGGATGCAGTCCGGACTGCAAACCGTCTCGGGACCGAGAAGGCATATCTGGTATACAGGCGAAGCAAGGAAGAGATGCCCGCGCGTGAAGAGGAAGTGCATCATGCTGAGGAGGAAGGCATAGAATTCCACATGCTGACCAACCCCGTCAGGATCATCGCCGGCGAAAACAAATGGGTGAAGGCAATGGAGTGTGTCAAGATGCAGCTGGGCGAGCCGGACGCATCGGGACGAAGAAGACCGGTCGAGATTCCCGGTTCCGGTTTCATCATGGACGTCGATACAGTCATCCTCGCAATTGGTCAGCGGCCTAACCCGATATTGCAGGCGACGACTCCCGGTCTCGATATGTCGAAGCGAGGGACTGTCGTCGTCGATAAGAACTGTCAGACGAGCCGTCCGGGAGTTTTCGCAGGCGGCGATCTTTCACGCGGCGGCGCGACAGTCATTCTTGCGATGGAAGACGGCCAGCGTTCCGCGGCGGCAATTGATGAGTATTTGGAAAATCGGAAGTCCAAGGCTTAA
- a CDS encoding sulfide/dihydroorotate dehydrogenase-like FAD/NAD-binding protein translates to MFEILSKETPAKSITKFVIRAPYVARKHKAGNFIILRVNDRGERIPLTIVDSDPDGGTITIMVQTIGKTTKLLSLQKKGGFLLDVAGPLGNPTPIHNYGTVVCIGGGVGTAEVYPIAKALKNAGNKLITIVGARSKDLIILEDELRGLSDEFFATTDDGSYGMKGLVTNALDEYLKNDPDVKGVYAIGPIIMMKAVSDFTKPLGIKTFVSLNPIMMDGTGMCGACRVSVGNETKFACVDGPEFDGHLVDFNELITRNRSYMELEKISLDKFDKEFAQNDSSGCECTTRSKVGTKEPANA, encoded by the coding sequence ATGTTTGAAATTCTCTCCAAGGAAACTCCAGCCAAATCCATAACGAAATTTGTGATCAGAGCTCCTTATGTAGCCAGGAAACATAAAGCAGGCAATTTTATTATCCTCCGCGTGAACGATCGCGGCGAGCGAATCCCTCTGACGATTGTCGACTCCGATCCGGATGGCGGTACGATTACCATCATGGTACAGACGATCGGCAAGACGACGAAGCTTCTGAGCCTGCAGAAGAAAGGCGGATTTCTTCTGGATGTTGCCGGACCGCTCGGAAACCCGACGCCGATTCACAACTATGGGACGGTGGTCTGCATCGGCGGGGGCGTCGGGACTGCCGAAGTTTATCCGATAGCGAAGGCATTGAAGAATGCCGGGAATAAACTCATCACCATTGTCGGTGCAAGATCGAAGGACCTTATAATACTCGAGGATGAGCTGCGGGGACTTTCCGATGAATTTTTTGCGACGACCGACGACGGTTCGTACGGCATGAAGGGATTGGTCACAAACGCGCTCGATGAATATTTGAAGAATGATCCGGATGTCAAAGGTGTCTACGCAATCGGGCCGATTATAATGATGAAAGCGGTTTCGGATTTCACGAAACCTCTCGGAATCAAGACTTTCGTGAGCTTGAATCCGATCATGATGGACGGGACAGGTATGTGCGGAGCATGCCGCGTTTCGGTCGGGAACGAAACAAAATTTGCCTGCGTGGATGGCCCCGAGTTCGACGGACACCTCGTCGATTTCAACGAGCTTATCACGAGGAATCGAAGTTATATGGAGCTGGAAAAAATCTCGCTCGATAAATTTGACAAAGAGTTTGCTCAAAACGATTCCTCCGGCTGCGAATGCACCACGAGAAGCAAAGTCGGTACGAAGGAGCCTGCGAATGCCTAA
- the groL gene encoding chaperonin GroEL (60 kDa chaperone family; promotes refolding of misfolded polypeptides especially under stressful conditions; forms two stacked rings of heptamers to form a barrel-shaped 14mer; ends can be capped by GroES; misfolded proteins enter the barrel where they are refolded when GroES binds) gives MAAKIIQFGTDARAALKRGVDTLADAVKVTLGPRGRNVVIDKKFGAPTVTKDGVTVAKEIEIEETIENMGAQMVREVASKTSDVAGDGTTTATVLAQAIFREGLKNVTAGANPMDLKRGIDLAVEKVVEGLKGQSREVTDKKEIAQVGTISANNDSEIGELIANAMDKVGKDGVITVEEAKGTDTTMEVVEGMQFDRGYLSAYFVTDTERMEAILEDPYILIHDKKISAMKDLLPVLEKVAQSGRSIVIIAEDLEGEALATLVVNKIRGTLKAVAVKAPGFGDRRKAMLEDIAVLTGGQVISEEKGFKLENTTLNFLGTAKKIAVDKDNTTIVEGAGSKDDIKRRINEIKSQIDKTTSDYDKEKLQERLAKLSGGVAVLKIGATTEVEMKEKKARVEDALHATRAAVEEGIVPGGGVALIRTIAKLDSAKTENEDQKIGVEIIKKSLEEPLRWIVNNAGLEGSVILQKVREGKDDFGFNAQSEKYENLIKAGVIDPTKVTRTALQNAASVASLLLTTEAVICEKPEKEKPAMPSPPMGDMY, from the coding sequence ATGGCAGCTAAGATAATTCAATTTGGTACGGATGCACGCGCCGCATTGAAGCGAGGAGTCGATACGCTTGCGGATGCGGTGAAAGTCACTCTCGGACCCCGCGGACGAAACGTAGTAATAGACAAAAAGTTCGGCGCACCGACGGTGACGAAAGACGGTGTGACGGTCGCAAAGGAAATTGAGATCGAAGAGACGATAGAAAACATGGGAGCGCAGATGGTGCGCGAAGTGGCGTCGAAGACCTCGGACGTCGCAGGTGATGGTACAACCACGGCGACCGTGCTTGCACAGGCAATCTTCCGCGAAGGTTTGAAGAACGTCACGGCTGGCGCCAATCCGATGGACTTGAAGCGCGGCATCGACCTCGCAGTAGAGAAAGTTGTCGAAGGACTGAAAGGTCAGAGCCGTGAAGTGACCGACAAAAAAGAAATCGCACAGGTCGGAACAATCTCTGCTAACAATGACAGCGAGATCGGCGAGCTTATCGCGAACGCCATGGACAAAGTCGGAAAAGACGGCGTCATAACTGTCGAAGAGGCGAAAGGCACCGATACGACTATGGAAGTCGTCGAAGGAATGCAGTTCGACCGCGGTTATCTATCGGCGTATTTCGTCACCGACACCGAGAGAATGGAAGCGATCTTGGAGGATCCGTACATTCTCATCCACGACAAAAAGATTTCAGCGATGAAGGACCTCCTCCCCGTCCTTGAGAAAGTGGCACAGAGCGGCCGCTCCATCGTTATCATAGCCGAAGATCTCGAAGGAGAAGCACTCGCGACATTGGTCGTCAACAAGATCCGCGGGACGTTGAAAGCGGTCGCCGTCAAGGCGCCCGGATTCGGAGACAGAAGGAAGGCGATGCTGGAAGACATCGCGGTGCTCACCGGCGGTCAGGTAATCTCCGAAGAGAAAGGCTTCAAACTCGAGAATACCACTCTCAACTTCCTCGGCACAGCAAAGAAAATAGCTGTCGACAAAGACAATACCACGATCGTCGAAGGTGCCGGCTCCAAGGACGATATCAAGCGCCGCATCAACGAAATCAAATCACAGATCGACAAGACGACTTCGGACTACGACAAAGAGAAATTGCAGGAGAGATTAGCGAAGCTTTCCGGCGGAGTCGCGGTGCTGAAGATCGGCGCGACGACCGAGGTTGAAATGAAAGAGAAGAAAGCGCGCGTCGAAGATGCGCTCCATGCCACCCGCGCTGCGGTCGAAGAAGGCATCGTCCCCGGCGGAGGAGTTGCCCTGATAAGGACGATAGCGAAATTAGATTCCGCAAAGACCGAGAACGAAGACCAGAAGATCGGCGTCGAGATCATAAAGAAATCTCTCGAAGAGCCGTTGAGATGGATCGTGAACAATGCCGGACTTGAAGGCTCAGTGATTCTGCAAAAGGTAAGAGAAGGTAAAGATGATTTCGGATTCAACGCGCAGAGCGAGAAATACGAAAACCTCATCAAGGCAGGCGTTATCGATCCGACAAAGGTCACTCGCACGGCTTTGCAGAACGCCGCGAGCGTTGCAAGCCTGCTTCTTACAACTGAAGCTGTTATTTGTGAAAAGCCAGAGAAGGAGAAACCGGCAATGCCGAGTCCTCCGATGGGCGACATGTACTAA
- a CDS encoding acetyl-CoA hydrolase/transferase C-terminal domain-containing protein, with protein sequence MSWVDTYRSRVTTAEEAVKVIKSGDKIHLHPGCAVPEILVDAMVARAPELCDCEIIHVLTVGKAKYTEPGMANHFRHTALFLGKNVRDAVNEGRADFVPIFLSEIPGLFYSGEIKIDVALIHVSPPDEHGFCSFGVGVDITKAATDVAKVVIAQVNHSMPRALGDSFIHISKVHKVVEVDAPIMELPQVEPDATGDEIDVYRKIGENISGLIEDGSTLQLGIGKIPDAVLMSLEGKKDLGVHSEMFSDGIIKLVENGIITNERKSLHPGKMVAGFVLGSKRLFDFIHNNPIAEFHPTHYVNDPFIISQNKKMVAINSAIQIDLTGQVCADSMGYNFYSGFGGQVDFIRGAARSEGGKPIVALPSTAKSGTVSRIATHLAEGAGVTTSRGDVHYVATEFGVVNLHGKKISERTKALIDIAHPKFRDELTCFAKEKRWM encoded by the coding sequence ATGTCCTGGGTTGATACATATCGAAGCAGGGTTACCACCGCTGAAGAAGCGGTGAAAGTCATCAAATCCGGCGACAAGATTCATCTCCACCCGGGTTGCGCTGTTCCCGAAATACTCGTCGATGCCATGGTGGCACGCGCACCGGAACTTTGTGACTGTGAAATCATACACGTTCTCACTGTTGGCAAGGCAAAATATACCGAGCCAGGCATGGCAAATCACTTCAGGCACACGGCATTGTTCCTCGGAAAGAATGTCCGCGATGCCGTCAACGAGGGCCGCGCCGATTTCGTACCGATATTTCTCTCGGAAATACCGGGCCTTTTCTATTCGGGCGAAATAAAAATAGATGTTGCGCTTATTCATGTTTCACCTCCCGACGAACATGGCTTCTGCAGCTTCGGAGTAGGAGTCGACATAACGAAGGCAGCAACCGATGTCGCAAAAGTCGTCATCGCGCAGGTGAACCACAGCATGCCGCGGGCATTAGGAGACAGCTTCATCCATATCAGCAAAGTCCATAAAGTGGTCGAAGTTGACGCGCCGATAATGGAGCTTCCTCAGGTTGAACCGGACGCGACCGGGGATGAAATCGATGTCTATAGGAAAATCGGCGAGAATATTTCCGGGCTTATTGAAGACGGATCGACTCTCCAGCTTGGCATCGGGAAAATTCCCGACGCAGTGTTGATGTCGCTCGAAGGGAAGAAGGATCTCGGTGTCCATTCCGAAATGTTTTCAGACGGCATAATAAAACTTGTAGAGAACGGGATAATAACGAATGAAAGGAAATCGCTCCACCCGGGAAAGATGGTCGCCGGGTTCGTTCTTGGAAGCAAGAGACTCTTTGACTTTATCCACAATAATCCGATAGCCGAGTTCCATCCAACTCATTACGTCAATGATCCATTCATAATCAGCCAGAATAAGAAAATGGTTGCGATAAACTCGGCGATTCAGATCGATCTCACCGGCCAGGTTTGCGCCGATTCAATGGGTTACAATTTCTACAGCGGTTTCGGCGGGCAGGTGGATTTCATCCGCGGCGCGGCAAGATCGGAAGGCGGAAAACCTATCGTGGCGCTCCCGTCGACAGCAAAGAGCGGAACGGTCTCGCGAATCGCGACCCATCTCGCCGAGGGTGCAGGCGTGACGACCTCGCGGGGCGACGTGCATTACGTTGCGACTGAATTTGGGGTCGTTAACCTGCACGGCAAGAAGATCAGCGAGAGAACAAAAGCGCTTATCGACATCGCTCACCCGAAGTTCAGAGACGAGTTGACCTGCTTCGCAAAAGAGAAGCGGTGGATGTAG
- a CDS encoding TonB-dependent receptor: LNSNGQDLSISDHVGNLGFYLSASRQETDRRIDTPVPNLFHDHGFDYFLYGKFDYILSDVDYLTANLNFGRTNTEVPYDPNVQIASDVQETTNSFQAISYFREINTESDHQENLFVGAYARQGGLIYNPGDIDPPNFKFTSQYTSDTTESYRLFEDRNFNTFGVRSTYDKRISHEFMYKTGVNFSSAVGRENFSSQDSVGNQGPSLHSPFAGSDFGTFLEADWRVLDWTSFDAGVRYDQHIAPDVEIQHQVSPRFQWNFLIDDNNSAYAYYGKLFMPTNIEGLRSIAQNVSSSVTPTYPERSDFYEAVYTHSFSVGLRLKSAGFYKYAHPFTDDATIGNTAIKTPFNISTVRTTGVELSLSYSDPGTPWSGHLNSSVIHAVGYGALTGGFLPPSTDGSGTDLDHDQRLSVVADINYQPQDWFVNLEAIYGSGLSNGLPQAISVYKTGLFDFNQAVHTTPYWILNIGAGYTFFLTGESFFRPSLYVTNVFNHIHLIKGAYTTGASWEEPRNVVFKIAYHL, from the coding sequence TTTGAATTCAAACGGCCAGGACCTCTCGATCAGCGATCATGTCGGTAATCTCGGCTTTTATCTCTCAGCATCACGTCAGGAAACCGATCGCCGAATTGACACCCCTGTACCGAACCTGTTCCATGATCATGGCTTCGATTACTTCCTCTACGGCAAGTTCGATTATATACTCAGCGATGTCGATTACCTGACGGCAAATTTGAATTTCGGGAGAACAAACACAGAAGTTCCTTACGATCCCAATGTGCAAATTGCCTCCGATGTCCAGGAGACCACAAATTCCTTTCAAGCTATCTCTTATTTTCGGGAGATAAACACAGAGTCAGATCACCAGGAGAATTTGTTTGTCGGAGCGTATGCGCGTCAGGGTGGTCTGATCTATAATCCGGGAGACATCGACCCTCCGAATTTCAAATTCACATCCCAATATACTAGTGACACCACGGAGTCGTATCGCCTATTTGAAGATAGAAATTTCAACACTTTCGGCGTCCGATCTACTTATGACAAAAGAATATCTCACGAGTTTATGTATAAGACCGGCGTCAATTTCAGCAGCGCCGTAGGGAGAGAAAATTTTTCCTCTCAAGATTCCGTCGGCAATCAAGGGCCATCACTTCACAGTCCTTTTGCGGGGTCAGATTTTGGAACATTCCTCGAAGCAGACTGGCGCGTTCTCGATTGGACTTCTTTCGATGCGGGAGTTCGCTACGATCAACATATTGCTCCAGATGTTGAAATACAGCATCAGGTTAGCCCGCGCTTCCAGTGGAACTTTCTGATCGATGATAACAATTCAGCGTATGCATATTACGGCAAACTCTTCATGCCGACAAACATCGAAGGCCTACGATCAATAGCTCAAAATGTCAGCAGCTCAGTAACACCAACATATCCCGAGCGGAGCGATTTCTACGAGGCCGTCTATACACATAGCTTCTCCGTCGGCCTTCGGTTAAAATCAGCAGGCTTCTACAAATATGCACATCCATTTACGGACGATGCCACAATTGGTAACACGGCAATCAAGACTCCATTCAACATTTCTACGGTGAGAACGACCGGAGTAGAGCTGTCTCTGTCATATAGCGATCCGGGCACACCATGGTCGGGACATCTGAACTCGTCGGTTATCCATGCGGTCGGTTACGGTGCATTGACGGGAGGATTTTTGCCTCCTAGTACTGATGGTTCCGGAACAGATCTCGATCATGACCAGAGACTCTCAGTTGTCGCCGACATCAATTACCAGCCGCAGGATTGGTTCGTCAATCTTGAGGCCATCTACGGCTCAGGCCTTTCCAACGGACTTCCGCAAGCCATCTCCGTTTATAAAACGGGATTATTCGATTTCAACCAAGCGGTACACACGACTCCGTATTGGATACTGAACATCGGTGCGGGATATACTTTCTTTCTTACGGGAGAATCCTTCTTCCGTCCATCTCTTTATGTAACAAATGTATTTAACCACATACATTTGATAAAAGGGGCATATACAACTGGCGCGAGCTGGGAAGAGCCGAGAAATGTGGTATTTAAAATCGCATATCACCTATAA
- a CDS encoding glycosyltransferase family 39 protein has protein sequence MNITEQLDRTKLFPQLEPLYDSRRFIPIFAGVYFAALLFFGLTFHKVGDFGAETDFYWGYAPQARDFLLGKITIDAFHGPLYPWTLGLFGKVFGDLFRSGIIISALSASLSLLFIFEILKSVFSSDVAFVSTVFVSVNKSFVQYSYTASTDMFFVAVSLAGLLLLFRRPVITVSELCLSAACMSLAYLVRYVGLVFLLVVPFVILLRSVQVRGLTRYSAVVIWVAVFVVFAAPWSIYLKLNRGSFFYDKNYQNIAYEVFSRGRVTWDNFWSKFANQYTGYSDVVFKAPFLFLATLLANAFTHLINDLSRLTNIAIGILSLSGGLFLVFFRPDRKKIGLMIIFISFFVILLLVFYSERFSLFLVPMYMLSFAFFLKAFLAKFGAEKNVRPSLSYIVLALLIISFWDSYSFNSRNISSGPNEMLFVRDCFHEAYHGQYDNAKIVARKPHIAYLLGMQFYPFPMIGNYDSLLAVLRRDDVKFLYYGNLEAGLRPQFLNLLQLDVPHPGLKPLCITGPRLAVLYEVTK, from the coding sequence ATGAATATCACCGAGCAATTAGATCGGACCAAATTGTTTCCGCAATTGGAGCCGCTTTACGATTCAAGGAGATTCATCCCGATATTTGCCGGAGTATACTTCGCTGCTCTGCTATTCTTTGGTTTGACTTTTCATAAGGTAGGCGATTTCGGCGCTGAGACCGATTTCTACTGGGGGTATGCTCCTCAGGCACGGGATTTTTTGCTCGGCAAGATTACAATAGATGCGTTCCATGGTCCGTTATATCCTTGGACTCTCGGATTGTTTGGCAAGGTCTTCGGAGATCTGTTCAGGTCAGGCATTATTATTTCAGCCCTTTCGGCATCCCTCTCTTTGCTTTTCATATTCGAGATTTTAAAATCCGTGTTTTCTTCCGATGTTGCATTCGTTTCCACAGTCTTCGTATCAGTCAACAAATCGTTCGTTCAATACTCTTACACAGCGAGTACCGACATGTTTTTCGTCGCCGTCTCTCTCGCGGGTTTACTCCTTCTGTTTCGGAGACCCGTGATTACGGTTTCAGAACTCTGTCTATCTGCGGCATGCATGTCGCTGGCGTATCTCGTGAGATACGTCGGTCTTGTTTTTCTCCTGGTAGTTCCATTCGTAATTCTGTTGAGATCTGTCCAGGTCAGAGGTCTGACGAGGTATTCCGCTGTCGTGATTTGGGTTGCGGTCTTTGTCGTCTTTGCTGCGCCATGGTCTATCTATTTGAAACTAAACCGCGGAAGTTTTTTCTACGACAAGAATTATCAGAACATCGCTTACGAGGTATTTTCACGGGGGAGAGTTACCTGGGACAATTTCTGGTCTAAATTCGCCAACCAATACACGGGTTACTCAGACGTTGTTTTTAAAGCTCCGTTTTTGTTTCTCGCGACTCTCCTGGCAAACGCTTTTACTCATCTAATTAATGATCTCTCGCGCTTGACCAACATTGCGATAGGCATCCTTTCTCTATCCGGGGGATTGTTTTTGGTTTTCTTTCGTCCAGATAGAAAGAAAATCGGATTGATGATAATCTTCATTTCTTTCTTCGTGATTTTACTGCTGGTCTTTTATTCGGAGAGATTTTCGCTATTCCTGGTTCCGATGTATATGTTATCCTTTGCGTTTTTTTTGAAAGCATTTCTTGCGAAGTTTGGGGCGGAGAAAAATGTGCGACCATCACTTAGCTATATTGTCTTGGCTCTGCTCATAATCTCCTTTTGGGATTCATATTCGTTCAATTCTCGCAATATAAGCAGCGGCCCGAATGAAATGCTTTTCGTCAGAGACTGCTTCCACGAAGCATATCATGGTCAGTATGATAACGCGAAGATCGTTGCTAGGAAGCCGCATATTGCATATCTTCTTGGAATGCAATTCTATCCATTTCCGATGATTGGTAATTACGATTCGCTGCTAGCCGTTCTAAGAAGGGACGATGTGAAATTTCTTTACTATGGTAATTTGGAGGCGGGATTGAGGCCTCAGTTTCTCAATCTTCTTCAACTCGACGTGCCGCATCCAGGGCTGAAGCCTCTGTGTATTACCGGTCCGCGGCTTGCTGTGCTGTATGAAGTAACAAAGTGA
- the groES gene encoding co-chaperone GroES, with protein MKIKPLADRVVVRPLEAEEKTKGGLYVPDTAKERPQQGEVVAVGPGRTEDGKKIVPEVKVGDKILYGKYSGTEVTYDGIEYLIMRESDIFAII; from the coding sequence ATGAAGATTAAGCCATTAGCAGACAGGGTAGTCGTAAGGCCGCTTGAAGCAGAAGAGAAAACCAAAGGCGGACTTTATGTGCCCGACACTGCAAAGGAACGCCCACAGCAGGGCGAAGTGGTCGCCGTCGGACCGGGACGAACCGAGGACGGGAAAAAAATTGTGCCCGAAGTAAAAGTCGGAGACAAAATCTTATACGGCAAGTACTCAGGCACCGAAGTCACTTATGACGGTATCGAGTACCTCATCATGCGCGAAAGCGACATTTTTGCAATCATATAA
- a CDS encoding alanine dehydrogenase produces MNIGIPNEFAKHENRVSLTPSAVATLVHHSHTVYVETGAGKLSRFGDEAYRKAGATVVYSKDEVFRRCELVCSVEAPKVEEIDMMEHGQTTFSFLNLPVAKPQLIESVLQKKINMIGYEFVETEDGDRPVVHSMSEIAGQLSIFISARLLETDNHGRGIILGGAAGIAPAAVVILGAGVVGTEAARTAVGLGAQAIVLDRDIKQLRKVDQLLMKRVTTALVTPVNVKKSVAYADVLIGAVSMRGERTPHVVTEEMVKSMKPGAVIVDVSIDQGGCVETSRPTTLQDPVFVLHDVIHYCVPNITGAVARTATYALTNTILPYVIEIALKGVIPALKEDRGLARGVCAFDGHFTQERAAKIFGKKFEPIEGCL; encoded by the coding sequence ATGAACATCGGCATTCCGAATGAATTTGCAAAGCATGAGAATCGCGTATCGCTGACCCCGTCGGCTGTTGCAACGCTCGTCCACCATAGTCATACGGTTTATGTCGAAACCGGCGCGGGGAAGTTGAGCCGTTTCGGGGACGAAGCATACCGGAAAGCGGGCGCTACCGTAGTCTATTCCAAGGACGAAGTGTTCAGGCGGTGCGAGCTGGTTTGTTCCGTCGAAGCTCCGAAGGTCGAAGAAATCGACATGATGGAGCACGGACAAACCACTTTCAGCTTTTTAAATCTCCCCGTGGCAAAGCCGCAGTTGATCGAATCCGTTCTGCAGAAGAAGATCAATATGATCGGTTATGAATTTGTGGAGACTGAAGACGGCGATAGACCTGTTGTCCATTCGATGAGCGAGATTGCAGGGCAGCTCTCAATTTTTATCTCGGCGCGTCTGCTTGAAACGGATAACCATGGTCGCGGCATAATTCTTGGCGGTGCCGCCGGAATTGCTCCGGCTGCGGTCGTGATTCTCGGCGCGGGCGTTGTCGGTACCGAAGCTGCGCGTACGGCCGTCGGACTCGGTGCGCAGGCAATCGTACTTGATCGCGACATCAAACAGCTGAGAAAGGTTGATCAACTTCTCATGAAACGCGTCACGACAGCGCTTGTCACGCCCGTGAACGTGAAGAAAAGTGTGGCCTATGCGGATGTCCTGATCGGAGCGGTTTCCATGAGAGGAGAGCGCACTCCGCATGTCGTGACTGAGGAAATGGTCAAATCGATGAAGCCGGGGGCAGTGATCGTCGATGTTTCGATTGACCAGGGTGGCTGTGTTGAAACGAGCAGGCCGACGACACTTCAGGATCCGGTTTTCGTGCTCCATGATGTGATCCATTATTGCGTGCCGAACATAACCGGAGCGGTTGCGAGAACTGCGACCTACGCATTGACCAATACTATTTTGCCTTATGTAATTGAGATTGCGCTGAAAGGCGTTATACCGGCATTGAAAGAGGATCGCGGGCTTGCGAGAGGAGTTTGTGCATTCGATGGTCACTTTACGCAGGAGAGGGCGGCTAAGATTTTCGGAAAGAAATTTGAGCCGATAGAAGGATGTCTGTGA